The Arthrobacter sp. NicSoilC5 genome has a window encoding:
- a CDS encoding DUF485 domain-containing protein, with protein sequence MGNDAHTPDAAASVDFEQVQSTGQFQELRKRHRSFVFPMAVAFLLWYFAYVLLADYAVGFMSTKVWGNINIGLILGLLQFVSTFAITGWYVHYSNKRLDPIATEIRHEIEGHEFDKNGNRVGGANK encoded by the coding sequence ATGGGTAATGATGCCCATACTCCGGACGCAGCGGCGTCCGTGGACTTTGAACAAGTCCAGTCGACCGGGCAGTTCCAGGAATTGCGCAAGCGTCACCGCAGCTTTGTCTTCCCCATGGCAGTGGCCTTCCTGCTGTGGTACTTCGCCTATGTGCTGCTCGCCGACTACGCGGTGGGATTCATGTCCACCAAAGTCTGGGGCAACATCAACATCGGCCTGATCCTGGGCCTGCTCCAGTTCGTCTCGACCTTCGCCATCACCGGCTGGTACGTGCACTACTCCAACAAGCGGCTGGACCCCATCGCCACCGAGATCAGGCACGAAATCGAGGGGCACGAATTCGATAAGAACGGAAACCGAGTGGGCGGAGCCAACAAATGA